One region of Salvelinus namaycush isolate Seneca chromosome 3, SaNama_1.0, whole genome shotgun sequence genomic DNA includes:
- the si:ch211-195b15.7 gene encoding synembryn-A — protein sequence MDMDLERIIQCIKQGDQDSVQIHLDHYNTQYAECFFFNIEERERRKRLAAALVWFIRTQLQPGVLRVTLHTLRILSRDRQALAPLVTDTALLTLAHLGGITSLPIPEGQEEDEEEEDKEEDDQVGRREALKALCNIIYNSQRAQERVSALRLLSGLSDKLKQGISAKALPSGQFYELRLLFLLTALRPELRVQLQQERGVSMLTAALEQCLSARWGEEYEVLSDHSAPPVSKEVSQRAVEILKTLFNITYSFHRQEPDEEDAALYRRLAAVLRHCLLLTCDGEELTEELQGHTVNVLSALPLQCLDVLLSVRLTEGSQEWEGVNMDTVHTLLTFMERRLDRGQKLKEKLTPVLNLLTESCRAHRETRHYLRQQILPPLRDVALRPEQGATVRGRLVRLMTHMDTDIKHCAAELLFVLCKENVSRFVKYTGYGNAAGLLAARGLLSGGQVTHAQYSSDSDSDTEEYREAKRRINPVTGRVEEEQPDPMEGMTEQEKEQEALRLISLFNRLSRDKIIQPVGVMTGGGLEPLCGQMRGSTVEEVESEGESEEEREK from the exons atGGATATGGACTTGGAGAGGATCATTCAGTGCATCAAACAAGGAGACCAGGACAGTGTCCAGATACACCTGGACCACTACAACACTCAG TATGCTGAATGCTTCTTCTTCAATATTGAGGAGAGGGAAAGAAGAAAG agGCTGGCTGCAGCCCTGGTGTGGTTTATCCGTACCCAGCTCCAGCCGGGGGTTCTGAGAGTGACCCTGCATACGCTACGTATCCTGTCCCGTGACCGACAGGCTCTGGCGCCCCTGGTGACCGACACCGCCCTCCTCACCCTAGCCCACTTGGGTGGCATAACCTCCCTGCCCATCCCCGAAGGCCAGGAGGAAGACGAAGAGGAAG AAGATAAAGAGGAAGATGACCAGGTGGGGAGGAGGGAGGCCCTGAAAGCCCTTTGTAATATAATCTACAACAGTCAGAGGGCGCAAGAGAGGGTCAGCGCTCTGAG actgcTCTCTGGTCTATCAGACAAGCTGAAGCAGGGGATCAGTGCCAAAGCTCTTCCCAGTGGTCAGTTTTATGAACTACGGCTGCTCTTCCTGCTGACGGCTCTGAGGCCAGAGCTCAGGGTGCAACTCCAGCAG GAGCGAGGGGTGTCCATGCTGACTGCAGCTCTGGAGCAGTGTCTGTCTGCGCGGTGGGGGGAAGAGTACGAGGTGCTGAGCGACCACAGTGCGCCCCCTGTCTCTAAGGAGGTGTCACAGCGAGCTGTGGAGATCCTCAAGACCCTGTTCAACATCACATACAGCTTCCACAGACAGGAGCCAGACGAG GAGGATGCAGCTCTCTATCGCCGCCTGGCTGCAGTGCTACGTCACTGCCTGCTGCTGACCTGTGACGGAGAAGAACTCACTGAGGAGTTACAGGG GCACACAGTGAATGTGCTCTCTGCCCTACCCCTACAATGTCTGGACGTGCTGCTGTCTGTGCGTCTGACGGAGGGTTCACAGGAGTGGGAGGGGGTCAACATGGACACTGTCCACACCCTACTCACCTTCATGGAGAGACGCCTGGACAGG GGTCAGAAGTTGAAGGAGAAGCTGACTCCAGTCCTGAATCTGTTGACTGAGAGCTGCCGCGCGCACCGTGAGACACGCCACTACCTCAGACAACAG ATCCTCCCCCCTCTGAGGGACGTGGCCCTAAGGCCGGAGCAGGGGGCCACAGTGAGGGGACGTCTGGTGCGCTTGATGACCCACATGGACACGGACATCAAGCACTGTGCTGCCGAGCTCCTCTTTGTGCTCTGCAAAGAGAACG tgagTCGTTTTGTGAAGTACACAGGCTATGGTAACGCAGCAGGTTTGCTGGCAGCGAGGGGCTTGCTGAGTGGAGGTCAGGTGACCCACGCCCAGTACTCTAGCGACTCAGACTCTGACACAGAGGAATACAG GGAAGCTAAGAGGCGCATCAACCCAGTGacggggagggtggaggaggagcagCCAGACCCCATGGAGGGAATGACGgagcaggagaaagagcaggaggcACTAAGACTCATCAGCCTGTTCAATAGGCTCTCacg ggacAAGATCATCCAACCAGTGGGAGTGATGACAGGGGGGGGACTGGAGCCCCTGTGTGGTCAGATGAGGGGGAGCACTGTGGAAGAGGTGGaatcagagggagagagtgaggaagagagggaaaagtAG